The Leptospira paudalimensis region GTTAAAGCAGTTTATGGTTTTTTAATTAAAAAAGCAACAAAGGCCACTTATGAAGATCCCATTTTAGGAACTGCTATTGTATTGGATGAGAATATTCCAACCAATGAGAAAGTAAAATTATTAGATGGAAATGATCCATTTCATTCTGTGTATTTGGTCCCTCGGTATGCCGATTTCCATCCCACAATGGAATCGATCTTGATAGGCAAAACTGTCGAATTACACGAGATAGCTGGGAATACGTCAGCAACTTTGGTGACCATCCTATTAAAAAAAGATGAGAGTTTACCTAAACTTCCCGATTCAAAAACGGTATTCCGACAAGACATCATGACAAGACCCGGTGAAAATCGTTATGCAATTGTATCAAAAGTTCAAAACTTAAAAACCATATTGGAAATTTTAAGAGAACAAAACATAGAAGTCGAACATATTTACGATTTTTAAATACCAGTAACGTTAGGATCCTATGAAACTCATTAAGTATTTTATTTTGTTTGTTGGACTGGTTATTTTCTCAGTTTTTGCCTTCTATGCCAGTTTACGATTGTATCGAGAATCCCTTTCTCCGGAAGAAATTGCACCTAAAACAGGAAGATGGATCCCAAGTAATGATGTAAAGATCTACATCCAAGAGATGGGAGATCCAAAAAATCCAGCAGTTGTTTTGATCCATGGAATGGGTTCATGGAGTGAACTCTGGAGAGAAACAATGATTGATTTATCACAAAATGGATATTATGCGATAGCAATTGATTTGCCTCCTTTTGGTTTTTCCGAGAGACCTAAACCTACAGAATTAAAATCAATCCAACAAGGAAAACGAATCGTCTCGGTTATTGATGCATTAGGATTACAAAAAGTACATTTGCTTGGACACTCATTTGGTGGCGGTGCGACTCTACATACCGCACTCCTAATCCCGAATCGTATCCTTTCATTACAATTGGTAGATATTGCTGTAAACCTAGAAGAAAAAAAAGTTTTAACTCCTTCCGAACCAAATCTATTCGAAACATTTTGGAATTTATCACTCTTACGAAATAGACTTCTGGAAGTAACAGCAACAAACCCTCATTTAACTA contains the following coding sequences:
- a CDS encoding alpha/beta fold hydrolase; the protein is MKLIKYFILFVGLVIFSVFAFYASLRLYRESLSPEEIAPKTGRWIPSNDVKIYIQEMGDPKNPAVVLIHGMGSWSELWRETMIDLSQNGYYAIAIDLPPFGFSERPKPTELKSIQQGKRIVSVIDALGLQKVHLLGHSFGGGATLHTALLIPNRILSLQLVDIAVNLEEKKVLTPSEPNLFETFWNLSLLRNRLLEVTATNPHLTKILFSQFVHSSDCITEEKVKLIQMPMRIKGTTSFLGDWLGEFIFHSDDLLAKDTRLYGNNLRMPIDLIWGDLDTVTPVADGEKIKSILNNSRLHIIQGVGHIPQLESPENFNKMLLRNLKEVESR